TTGTCATCCTTTCTTTACTCACAATTATTATAACATCTATATGACAACTATTCTAACACAGGGGGGGCAGTAAAATGATGTTTATCTTCTTGATGTTTTTTATTGTAATAAGCACCAAGAACAGGATCATTAAGTGAAGCAACATTAGTGCTAACCATAGAGCTCTTTTTAGGTAAGGAGAGAGACGTTTAGACATTTTATTTTTAGTCCTTATAAATTCACCAGATTGTTTTACTGTAAGGTCTATGTCTGCCAATGCGACAAGTTTAAAGCCATTCTTAAAATGTGTAAAATCGCCAATTTCACCTAGAGTTATACCACCTAATACTGGACACTTATACCAGGTGTAGTTTCAATAGGTATATCTAATTTTTTTAGTAATTGTAGAGATTTCTTGTTCTAGTTCTACTATATGGTATTCAATGAATCTAATTTGTTCCATGAGTTGCTTAATTTGAAATGAGGAGGTATCAAGGGCTAATTTTATTCCGAAGGAATTAGTCGTAGTATCTTTTATTTTTTTGGTTTTAAAGAATCCAAGTCTGCCTTTACTTACGATATCAAGAGTTTGTGCTAAAGCATTTGTAGCAAAATTTAAAATTTTTTTGGTGTTGAGTACTCAGACAGTATTTAAAGAGATGATTTAGCAAAGGTATCAGAAAATAGTTTTGAATACTCAGTAAAGACTTAATCTAATAGAAAAATAACCTTTTACATAAGATCAGAAACCGTATCAACTTGAAATAATCTAAATCTTGATAAATTTCTTAAAGGAAGTATGTCTTCTTGAGCAAGACATGTAGAAGAAAATCTACCAAAACGAATGACTTCAGCTATTATTAAGGAACCCTTAGAATCATTTTTGTTTGACGAATATATAGATTTCTAAAACTATCAGACTTGTATAGGATTAATAATTTTTATATTAAATCCTTCTGAAAGTAATCTTGAGCATAAAGGTAATCAGTAATGTCCAGTAACTTCCATACCAATAACAACAGGTTTACTAGATTGATTAGCTCTATTAATATTAGCTATTAGGAAATTTAAAAGATTTAGTTAATATGTTTCATAAAGAATCTATATATAGTTGCTTCATGACTGTTTTTTGCTATATTAATACCTACAATAATTATTTTCAATGCCCCAATAAAAATATTTGATAGTGTGTCCACTTAGTCTTTGTGTTTTAAAACCTCGTTAGACAGCGAAGAGATAAATATACTACTCACTATCCAGCTTATTAGTAAAAGTACATAAAGTAGTGGTATCAGTCTAAATTGCGAGAAAAAATTTTCAAGGAGGTGATAGATAACCACACTATCATGCGAGAATTAAATTTCAATAATTATATCATATTTTATGTTAAGCTTCTGGGCTAGGAGGAAACACTATTTCAGCTTAAATAAGTAACATTTAAGAAGTAAAAGATTTATTAAGTATATTATATGAGGAGGATTATTTATGAAAAAATTATTGGGTGTTTTTGTATTAATGGTAGTACTTTTAACAAGTTCTATGGTAGTATTTGCAAATGATTTTAGCACAAAAGAGCCTAATGAAAGTAGGGTTGTAACAGTTGGTTATAATGTGAAAGATAAAGAAGAAATATTTGGAGATATGAATGATGAAGAAATTGATAAAATTATGAAAGAGAAAGTTAAAGAATTGTTGGAAGATGAAGAAATAGGGTATGAAAGCACAAAAGAAGAATATCCAGAAAACTTAAATAGTAAATTAATAATTTCTGTTTCATCAAATACAAATAAAAATTCTAAATACAATAATACAAATAAATTTAATAATTTATATGTACCCAATTCTTATGATGAAAAATTAGTTAGAGAGACATTTGTATATATGGTAGGATTTCCAATAGGTGGTGAAAACTATTTTGGTAAATATCTAACTGTTGCTGATGGTATAATAAATAGAGTAGGCAGTAATTATATGGAGGGCATATCAACTAAATATGTATCAGGAGCTAATTGGCCTGTGAAAGATTTAAAACCTTATAAAAATACTGCTCATAATTATTTTTACAGTTTTTATGAACTAGGGAGTTATCATTTTGGAACAGGGCGTTTTTCTATAAATAGTTCTGGAGAGGTAATATTCCATGGTGTGGAATGAATAAGATTATGGTACAAACCTAAGTTTGCAAATGGGATATGAATGATAACAATATAAACGAGTAGAGATTTTTTGATCTGGATGATATAAAATTCAAAAGCATTAAAAAAAGTCAACATTGATGTAATGTTGAACTGTATAATACTTATAGAAGGAGTTATTATATAAATATAAATAAATCACTAATAAATGCTAAATTGAAATCATCAAATTTCACATGAAAATATTGTTTGATTATTATAATCAAACAATATTTTCGTGTTATAATTTTATAAAATTGAATAAATTATAATAAGGAGGAGACTTTATTGTGAAAAGATTATTATTTTTAATATTGGCTTCACTTTTAGTATTGACTATAGGTGCATGCTCAGAAGAATCCAGACCAAACACTCCAGAACATACTGTAGAGGCTTTTTTAAGTTCATATAAAAAAGGTGACATAGTAAAAAGTGTAGAATATTTAGAAAATAAAACAAATAATGGTATTGAACAAATGAGAAAAAGTTTCATGGAAAATAAAAACAGCAAATCCAATCAAGCTTTTTTGAAAGCTTTTAGTAAAATCCAATATAAAATAATAGATTCTGAAATTAAAGAAGATTCTGCAGTTGTTAACACGAAAATAATTGCTCCAGATTTAGCCAAAATACTAGGTCAATTAATGAAAGAAGCTTTTCAGGTAAATATATCTAAGGATTCAATTAATAGCAGAGAAAATGATATAGATGAAATGATTGAAGATAAATTTCTTGAAAAAGTAAGTAGTGATGATATACTTATGTTTACGAATACTATAAAGATAAAACTTATTAAAAAAGATAATGTTTGGTTAATAAAAAATAGTAATGAGTTAGAAAGAGCTATTACTGGAAACTTAGTTAATACTATATATCCATAAATTAAAATAGTTTCTGGGAGTTTGTAAATAGCTTTGTATTTTAGAGTCTGTAAATAACTTTGTGCTTTTAGGAAGTTTAAGCCTTATCTAACAATAACTATTAAATTAAATAACACAGGATTAATATGTCTTTAAATTATCCCATTTAATCATATCTATTAAAACTTATTTTGGCAATGTACTCATAACAGAACTCCTTTCTGGTTTAATTATTGTAATAAAGGAGTAATTTTTTTTACAAAAGTAAGATTTCTCAAAAAAATTCTAATTTCCATTCCATTCTATTGAATTTGTTCACAATAATAGCTGTGTATTGATACATACCAATTCGGAAGAAATAGTTATCTGTTTCTATAGATACTAGGAAAGTATTTTTAGGTAATTCATGTCCATTTTCACTATAGGAACTACCCCAGACCTTTTTGTATTTATAATTTTTGAAGTAATTTATAATATTACTAATATCTTTTTTGTCTAAAACATCTATTTTTTCTGATTCTCTATGTAGAGTAATATTTATAATATCACCTTTATCTATTCCTATAATATCGTCTATATTATAGGTTTTATTTATCATTCCAATATATACATATGTAATTAATAATATAAAAATAATGAAGATATATGATTTCTTATTTAATCTAAACATAATACCCACCCCTTATGACAGTATATATAAATAATGATTAATAGACAAGTTAAGGTATATTGATGATTTTATATAGAATAGTTAGTAGTTAACAGTTAGTAGTTAGTAGTTTAATGAAGAAATCCATAGGATTTCCTCCATCAACTACTAACTACTAACTGTTTTTACAAATAAATTAAGAGCCAAGTGCTCTTTTTTTTATTTGCATGAAATAATTGTCATAAATTTAAAATAATGCATAATTAATCATAAATATAATATTTTCAATATTATGCATATTTAACCATAGGCATGGGAAAACATTTTATATTTAAGCCAAACTGCATAATAGCCATATAATATATTGATATATTAATATATGACATTATATAAAAAATATTAATAAAAATTAACAATTGTATATATATTCATCAAATGATATAATTAACCCTATACATTTAAAATATGAAAAGTATAAAGAATTTTCTGAAAGAGAGGGGGAAAAGATGAAGACGAAAATATTAAAAAAAGCAGAAGAAATTAAGAATGAACTTATAAGCATAAGGAGGGATATACATGCCCATCCGGAGGTTGGTCTTCAAGTAGAGAGAACTGCTAAATTAGTGGCAGATAAGTTGAGGACACTTGGGATTGATGTGAAAACCGAAATAGGGGTTACAGGTGTAATTGGAACATTGAAGGGAAATCATCCAGGGAAGACTTTACTTTTGAGAGCAGATATGGACTGTTTAGAGATGACAGAATTAAATGAATTGGAGTTTAAATCTAAAAATGAGGGAAAAATGCATGCCTGTGGACATGATGCCCATACAACTTGGCTCCTTGGAACTGCAATGATTTTGAGTGAATTAAAGGATAAAATACACGGTAATGTAAAATTCCTATTTCAACCAGCTGAAGAGGCCCTTGGAGGAGCAGAAAGAATGATTAAGGATGGTGCATTAGATAATCCAAAGG
The Clostridiisalibacter paucivorans DSM 22131 genome window above contains:
- a CDS encoding IS110 family transposase, with the protein product MYSSNKNDSKGSLIIAEVIRFGRFSSTCLAQEDILPLRNLSRFRLFQVDTVSDLM
- a CDS encoding transposase yields the protein MTLGEIGDFTHFKNGFKLVALADIDLTVKQSGEFIRTKNKMSKRLSPYLKRALWLALMLLHLMILFLVLITIKNIKKINIILLPPLC
- a CDS encoding DUF4878 domain-containing protein, whose product is MKRLLFLILASLLVLTIGACSEESRPNTPEHTVEAFLSSYKKGDIVKSVEYLENKTNNGIEQMRKSFMENKNSKSNQAFLKAFSKIQYKIIDSEIKEDSAVVNTKIIAPDLAKILGQLMKEAFQVNISKDSINSRENDIDEMIEDKFLEKVSSDDILMFTNTIKIKLIKKDNVWLIKNSNELERAITGNLVNTIYP